Proteins encoded together in one Prunus dulcis chromosome 3, ALMONDv2, whole genome shotgun sequence window:
- the LOC117622277 gene encoding protein FLX-like 3 isoform X2 — protein MAGRHRVPREANNDRRGYPLEGPFGRGPPMRPLPHPAVLEEELEMQHAEIRRLLADNRRLVEDRMTLQRELGAAKEEIHRMNVAFSDIRAEEELQSRELFEKGRKLEADLRATEPLKNEAKQLRSEVQKLTNVRKELSTQVQTLTQDVARLQSDNQQIPLLRADIDGLHQELMHARNAIDYEKKANIELMEQRQAMEKNLVSMAREVEKLRADLARTDGRPWGAGGQYGMNFSSPEVAFPAAYGDGYGMRMMEG, from the exons ATGGCAGGGAGACATCGTGTTCCACGTGAAGCGAATAATGACCGGCGTGGCTACCCTCTTGAAGGACCTTTTGGTCGAGGTCCTCCAATGCGACCACTTCCTCATCCTGCAGTGTTGGAGGAAGAACTTGAAATGCAACATGCTGAAATTCGAAGACTCTTGGCTGATAACCGGAGGCTGGTTGAGGACCGAATGACATTGCAGCGTGAGCTTGGTGCTGCCAAGGAGGAAATTCATAGGATGAATGTTGCCTTTTCAGATATTCGTGCCGAAGAAGAATTGCAATCAAGGGAGCTCTTTGAGAAAGGCAGGAAATTGGAGGCTGATCTTCGGGCCACTGAGCCCTTGAAAAATGAGGCTAAACAACTTCGTTCTGAAGTTCAGAAGCTGACTAATGTTAGGAAGGAACTTTCCACTCAAGTTCAGACCCTCACACAGGACGTTGCGAGGTTGCAATCTGATAATCAACAGATTCCTCTACTAAGGGCTGACATTGATGGTCTGCATCAGGAGCTTATGCATGCTAG aaATGCAATCGATTATGAGAAGAAGGCGAATATTGAGCTTATGGAACAAAGACAGGCAATGGAGAAGAACCTAGTTTCTATGGCTCGTGAAGTTGAGAAACTACGCGCAGATCTTGCTAGGACAGATGGTAGACCATGGGGTGCAG gTGGACAATATGGGATGAATTTCAGCAGCCCAGAGGTTGCTTTTCCTGCTGCATATGGAGATGGCTATGGGATGCGCATG ATGGAAGGATAG
- the LOC117621330 gene encoding DEAD-box ATP-dependent RNA helicase 20 isoform X2 — MSRYDSRSGDPTSYRDRKSDSGFGVTGYGGSARSSSSKKDYDGAESPRKFDLDGLTPFEKNFYVESPEVERMSEKEVEDYRQRREITIEGRDVPKPIKSFRDTGFPEYVLEEVTKAGFVEPTPIQAQGWPMALKGRDLIGIAETGSGKTLAYLLPAIVHVNAQPILSPGDGPIVLVLAPTRELAVQIQQEATKFGSSSKIKSTCIYGGVPKGPQVRDLQRGVEIVIATPGRLIDMIESHHTNLRRVTYLVLDEADRMLDMGFDPQIRKIVSQIRPDRQTLYWSATWPKEVEQLARQFLYNPYKVIIGSPDLKANHAIRQIVDIITENQKYNKLVKLLEDIMDGSRILIFMDTKKGCDQITRQLRMDGWPALSIHGDKSQAERDWVLSEFKAGKSPIMTATDVAARGLGFGVHRICLWALVGKNC, encoded by the exons ATGAGCCGCTATGACAGCCGCTCCGGCGACCCCACTTCGTACCGTGACCGGAAAAG TGATTCGGGGTTTGGTGTGACCGGCTACGGTGGCTCAGCACGGTCTTCGTCAAGCAAGAAGGATTATGATGGTGCTGAGTCACCGAGGAAATTTGATTTGGATGGATTGACACCTTTCGAGAAGAATTTCTATGTTGAGTCACCTGAAGTGGAAAGAATGTCGGAGAAGGAGGTTGAGGACTATAGGCAACGGAGGGAAATTACTATTGAAGGCCGTGATGTTCCAAAGCCGATCAAGAGTTTCCGTGACACTGGGTTTCCGG AATACGTTTTGGAAGAAGTTACAAAGGCTGGATTTGTTGAACCTACACCAATTCAAGCTCAAGGATGGCCCATGGCTTTGAAGGGTCGTGATCTCATTGGTATTGCTGAAACAGGATCTGGGAAGACACTAGCCTACCTGTTGCCTGCAATTGTCCATGTCAATGCCCAGCCAATTCTAT CTCCTGGAGATGGCCCAATAGTATTAGTTTTAGCTCCAACCCGTGAGCTCGCTGTTCAAATCCAACAAGAGGCTACTAAATTTGGCTCgtcttcaaaaattaaaagcacATGCATATATGGCGGGGTTCCAAAGGGACCTCAAGTTCGTGATCTGCAGAGGG GAGTTGAGATTGTAATTGCTACACCTGGGAGGTTGATTGATATGATAGAGTCGCATCATACCAACTTGCGAAGGGTCACATACCTTGTGTTGGATGAGGCCGATCGGATGCTAGACATGGGGTTTGACCCACAGATACGGAAAATTGTTTCTCAG ATTCGCCCAGACCGTCAAACATTATACTGGAGTGCTACCTGGCCAAAGGAGGTTGAACAACTGGCGAGGCAGTTCCTTTACAACCCATACAAA GTGATAATAGGTTCTCCAGATTTGAAAGCTAACCATGCGATCCGCCAAATTGTTGACATCATTACAGAAAATCAGAAATATAACAA ACTGGTAAAGTTGCTTGAGGATATCATGGATGGCAGCAGAATACTGATATTCATGGATACTAAGAAAGGATGTGATCAGATCACTCGGCAGCTCCGCATGGATGGTTGGCCTGCTCTCTCAATTCATGGAGACAAAAGTCAAGCAGAAAGGGATTGGGTCCTCTCTGAGTTTAAAGCCGGCAAGAGCCCCATAATGACTGCAACAGATGTTGCTGCTCGTGGTCTAG GTTTTGGCGTGCATCGGATTTGCCTTTGGGCTTTGGTAGGCAAAAACTGCTAA
- the LOC117621333 gene encoding uncharacterized protein LOC117621333 isoform X1 produces MSEDPKLYTNKPRKAQLKQFQDQHKGKDFSSPPPSSSTMVTQSPSPPPQPPKESFARRYKFLWPLLLTVNLGVGAYLFMRTKKKDTDVEEEVTTTVSTTTQTTPTTTEKPLPLPTITEPVKLREPIPEDQQRELFKWILEEKRKVKPKDPEEKKRIDEEKAILKQFIRAKSLPRI; encoded by the exons ATGAGCGAAGATCCCAAGCTCTACACCAACAAACCCAGGAAAG CACAGCTGAAACAGTTTCAAGATCAACATAAAGGAAAAGACTTTtcttcaccaccaccatcatcatcGACAATGGTGACTCAATCTCCATCTCCGCCACCTCAGCCCCCAAAGGAGTCATTTGCTCGGCGTTACAAGTTTCTTTGGCCTCTGCTCTTGACTGTCAATCTGGGCGTTGGAG CTTACCTGTTCATGCGGACGAAAAAGAAAGACACAGATGTAGAGGAAGAAGTAACTACTACAGTTTCGACAACAACTCAAACAACTCCTACTACTACTGAGAAACCCCTGCCCCTGCCAACCATCACAGAGCCTGTGAAATTGCGAGAACCAATCCCAGAGGATCAACAGCGCGAACTTTTCAAGTGGATactggaagaaaaaagaaaggttaAGCCAAAAGACCCTGAGGAGAAGAAGCGCATTGATGAGGAGAAAGCCATTCTTAAACAGTTTATCCGGGCAAAATCCCTTCCAAGAATCTAA
- the LOC117622277 gene encoding protein FLX-like 3 isoform X1 has product MAGRHRVPREANNDRRGYPLEGPFGRGPPMRPLPHPAVLEEELEMQHAEIRRLLADNRRLVEDRMTLQRELGAAKEEIHRMNVAFSDIRAEEELQSRELFEKGRKLEADLRATEPLKNEAKQLRSEVQKLTNVRKELSTQVQTLTQDVARLQSDNQQIPLLRADIDGLHQELMHARNAIDYEKKANIELMEQRQAMEKNLVSMAREVEKLRADLARTDGRPWGAGGQYGMNFSSPEVAFPAAYGDGYGMRMGVADKGPMYGPGPASWGGPEKPRMTRR; this is encoded by the exons ATGGCAGGGAGACATCGTGTTCCACGTGAAGCGAATAATGACCGGCGTGGCTACCCTCTTGAAGGACCTTTTGGTCGAGGTCCTCCAATGCGACCACTTCCTCATCCTGCAGTGTTGGAGGAAGAACTTGAAATGCAACATGCTGAAATTCGAAGACTCTTGGCTGATAACCGGAGGCTGGTTGAGGACCGAATGACATTGCAGCGTGAGCTTGGTGCTGCCAAGGAGGAAATTCATAGGATGAATGTTGCCTTTTCAGATATTCGTGCCGAAGAAGAATTGCAATCAAGGGAGCTCTTTGAGAAAGGCAGGAAATTGGAGGCTGATCTTCGGGCCACTGAGCCCTTGAAAAATGAGGCTAAACAACTTCGTTCTGAAGTTCAGAAGCTGACTAATGTTAGGAAGGAACTTTCCACTCAAGTTCAGACCCTCACACAGGACGTTGCGAGGTTGCAATCTGATAATCAACAGATTCCTCTACTAAGGGCTGACATTGATGGTCTGCATCAGGAGCTTATGCATGCTAG aaATGCAATCGATTATGAGAAGAAGGCGAATATTGAGCTTATGGAACAAAGACAGGCAATGGAGAAGAACCTAGTTTCTATGGCTCGTGAAGTTGAGAAACTACGCGCAGATCTTGCTAGGACAGATGGTAGACCATGGGGTGCAG gTGGACAATATGGGATGAATTTCAGCAGCCCAGAGGTTGCTTTTCCTGCTGCATATGGAGATGGCTATGGGATGCGCATG GGTGTTGCTGATAAAGGGCCTATGTATGGGCCAGGTCCAGCTTCATGGGGAGGACCTGAAAAGCCTCGCATGACTCGTCGTTGA
- the LOC117621330 gene encoding DEAD-box ATP-dependent RNA helicase 20 isoform X1, whose product MSRYDSRSGDPTSYRDRKSDSGFGVTGYGGSARSSSSKKDYDGAESPRKFDLDGLTPFEKNFYVESPEVERMSEKEVEDYRQRREITIEGRDVPKPIKSFRDTGFPEYVLEEVTKAGFVEPTPIQAQGWPMALKGRDLIGIAETGSGKTLAYLLPAIVHVNAQPILSPGDGPIVLVLAPTRELAVQIQQEATKFGSSSKIKSTCIYGGVPKGPQVRDLQRGVEIVIATPGRLIDMIESHHTNLRRVTYLVLDEADRMLDMGFDPQIRKIVSQIRPDRQTLYWSATWPKEVEQLARQFLYNPYKVIIGSPDLKANHAIRQIVDIITENQKYNKLVKLLEDIMDGSRILIFMDTKKGCDQITRQLRMDGWPALSIHGDKSQAERDWVLSEFKAGKSPIMTATDVAARGLDVKDVKFVINYDFPGSLEDYVHRIGRTGRAGAKGTAYTFFTAANARFAKELIALLEEAGQKVSPELAAMGRGAPPPPSGHGGFRDRGRGYGGGRPWN is encoded by the exons ATGAGCCGCTATGACAGCCGCTCCGGCGACCCCACTTCGTACCGTGACCGGAAAAG TGATTCGGGGTTTGGTGTGACCGGCTACGGTGGCTCAGCACGGTCTTCGTCAAGCAAGAAGGATTATGATGGTGCTGAGTCACCGAGGAAATTTGATTTGGATGGATTGACACCTTTCGAGAAGAATTTCTATGTTGAGTCACCTGAAGTGGAAAGAATGTCGGAGAAGGAGGTTGAGGACTATAGGCAACGGAGGGAAATTACTATTGAAGGCCGTGATGTTCCAAAGCCGATCAAGAGTTTCCGTGACACTGGGTTTCCGG AATACGTTTTGGAAGAAGTTACAAAGGCTGGATTTGTTGAACCTACACCAATTCAAGCTCAAGGATGGCCCATGGCTTTGAAGGGTCGTGATCTCATTGGTATTGCTGAAACAGGATCTGGGAAGACACTAGCCTACCTGTTGCCTGCAATTGTCCATGTCAATGCCCAGCCAATTCTAT CTCCTGGAGATGGCCCAATAGTATTAGTTTTAGCTCCAACCCGTGAGCTCGCTGTTCAAATCCAACAAGAGGCTACTAAATTTGGCTCgtcttcaaaaattaaaagcacATGCATATATGGCGGGGTTCCAAAGGGACCTCAAGTTCGTGATCTGCAGAGGG GAGTTGAGATTGTAATTGCTACACCTGGGAGGTTGATTGATATGATAGAGTCGCATCATACCAACTTGCGAAGGGTCACATACCTTGTGTTGGATGAGGCCGATCGGATGCTAGACATGGGGTTTGACCCACAGATACGGAAAATTGTTTCTCAG ATTCGCCCAGACCGTCAAACATTATACTGGAGTGCTACCTGGCCAAAGGAGGTTGAACAACTGGCGAGGCAGTTCCTTTACAACCCATACAAA GTGATAATAGGTTCTCCAGATTTGAAAGCTAACCATGCGATCCGCCAAATTGTTGACATCATTACAGAAAATCAGAAATATAACAA ACTGGTAAAGTTGCTTGAGGATATCATGGATGGCAGCAGAATACTGATATTCATGGATACTAAGAAAGGATGTGATCAGATCACTCGGCAGCTCCGCATGGATGGTTGGCCTGCTCTCTCAATTCATGGAGACAAAAGTCAAGCAGAAAGGGATTGGGTCCTCTCTGAGTTTAAAGCCGGCAAGAGCCCCATAATGACTGCAACAGATGTTGCTGCTCGTGGTCTAG ATGTGAAGGATGTGAAATTTGTTATTAACTATGATTTTCCTGGATCCCTTGAGGATTATGTTCACCGCATTGGCCGAACTGGAAGAGCTGGGGCAAAAGGAACAGCATACACGTTTTTCACAGCTGCTAATGCTAGGTTCGCAAAGGAACTTATTGCCTTGCTCGAGGAAGCTGGACAGAAGGTCAGTCCTGAATTGGCAGCAATGGGCCGCGGTGCACCTCCTCCCCCTTCAG GTCATGGCGGTTTTCGAGATCGCGGTCGGGGTTACGGTGGAGGTCGTCCTTGGAACTGA
- the LOC117622280 gene encoding 3-epi-6-deoxocathasterone 23-monooxygenase CYP90D1, which produces MDNLLIVLILAAATTTTAILILSIIFLYRNHSNLILRSKHRRRPLPLGTLGWPFLGETIEFVSCAYSDCPESFMDKRRHLYGKVFKSHIFGSPTIVSTDAEVSKFVLQSDAKAFVPSYPKSLTELMGKSSILLINGALQRRVHGLIGAFFKSPHLKAQITTDMQKYVQQSMANWRDDRSIYIQDETKNIAFQVLVKALISLDPGADMEFLKKQFQEFIAGLMSLPINIPGSRLYRSLQAKKKMIKLVQKIIQARKKETSSISNKVARDVVDVLLSDTSGQLTDDLIADNMIDMMIPGEDSVPVLMTLAIKYLSDSPTALQQLTEENMKLKTLKDQLGEPLCWSDYLSLPFTQNVITETLRMGNIIIGVMRKAMKDVEIKGCLIPKGWCVFTYFRSVHLDENNYDWPYDFNPWRWQDKDTSSSNFTPFGGGQRLCPGLDLARLEASIFLHHFVTQFRWVAEEDTIVNFPTVRMKRRMPVRVKRIGDH; this is translated from the exons atggaCAATTTGCTGATTGTACTAATATtggcagcagcaacaacaacaacagcaattTTGATATTGTCCATTATATTTCTCTACAGAAACCACAGCAACTTGATCCTGAGATCAAAACACAGAAGAAGGCCACTTCCTTTAGGCACTCTTGGATGGCCATTTCTTGGTGAAACCATTGAGTTTGTGTCTTGTGCTTACTCTGACTGCCCTGAGAGCTTCATGGACAAACGCCGCCACTT GTATGGGAAGGTGTTCAAGTCACACATATTTGGAAGTCCAACAATTGTATCAACAGATGCAGAAGTGAGTAAGTTTGTTCTGCAAAGTGATGCAAAGGCTTTTGTACCGTCTTACCCAAAATCTCTCACTGAGTTGATGGGAAAGTCCTCTATATTGCTTATCAATGGAGCCTTGCAGAGAAGAGTCCATGGGCTCATAGGAGCCTTCTTTAAGTCTCCACATCTCAAAGCTCAAATCACCACAGACATGCAGAAGTATGTCCAACAATCAATGGCAAATTGGAGAGACGATCGTTCCATTTACATACAAGATGAAACCAAAAAT ATTGCATTCCAAGTACTTGTGAAGGCATTGATTAGTTTGGATCCTGGTGCAGACATGGAGTTCCTAAAGAAACAGTTCCAAGAATTCATTGCTGGCCTCATGTCTCTACCCATAAACATTCCTGGAAGCAGACTTTACAGATCATTACAG gcaaagaagaaaatgatcaAGCTTGTACAGAAAATTATACAAGCTAGAAAAAAAGAGACTAGTAGCATCTCCAACAAGGTTGCCAGAGATGTGGTAGATGTTTTGCTAAGTGACACAAGTGGGCAATTGACAGATGACCTGATAGCAGATAACATGATTGATATGATGATACCAGGGGAGGATTCGGTCCCAGTTCTTATGACTCTTGCAATCAAATACCTCTCAGATTCCCCCACTGCTCTTCAACAGTTAACA GAGGAGAACATGAAGTTAAAAACACTCAAGGATCAGCTTGGAGAGCCTTTGTGTTGGAGTGATTACTTATCCTTACCATTTACACAAAAT GTGATCACAGAAACTCTAAGGATGGGAAACATCATCATTGGGGTGATGAGGAAGGCCATGAAAGATGTTGAGATAAAAGGGTGTCTAATACCAAAGGGCTGGTGTGTCTTCACATATTTTAGATCAGTTCATCTGGATGAGAACAATTATGATTGGCCTTATGACTTCAATCCATGGAGGTGGCAA GACAAGGACACGAGCAGCTCTAACTTCACTCCTTTTGGAGGTGGACAGAGGCTGTGTCCTGGGCTTGACTTAGCTAGGCTGGaagcctccatctttttacACCACTTTGTCACTCAATTCAG GTGGGTGGCTGAGGAGGACACGATTGTTAACTTTCCCACAGTAAGAATGAAGAGGAGGATGCCAGTAAGGGTCAAAAGGATAGGGGACCACTAG
- the LOC117621333 gene encoding uncharacterized protein LOC117621333 isoform X2: MVTQSPSPPPQPPKESFARRYKFLWPLLLTVNLGVGAYLFMRTKKKDTDVEEEVTTTVSTTTQTTPTTTEKPLPLPTITEPVKLREPIPEDQQRELFKWILEEKRKVKPKDPEEKKRIDEEKAILKQFIRAKSLPRI; encoded by the exons ATGGTGACTCAATCTCCATCTCCGCCACCTCAGCCCCCAAAGGAGTCATTTGCTCGGCGTTACAAGTTTCTTTGGCCTCTGCTCTTGACTGTCAATCTGGGCGTTGGAG CTTACCTGTTCATGCGGACGAAAAAGAAAGACACAGATGTAGAGGAAGAAGTAACTACTACAGTTTCGACAACAACTCAAACAACTCCTACTACTACTGAGAAACCCCTGCCCCTGCCAACCATCACAGAGCCTGTGAAATTGCGAGAACCAATCCCAGAGGATCAACAGCGCGAACTTTTCAAGTGGATactggaagaaaaaagaaaggttaAGCCAAAAGACCCTGAGGAGAAGAAGCGCATTGATGAGGAGAAAGCCATTCTTAAACAGTTTATCCGGGCAAAATCCCTTCCAAGAATCTAA